Proteins from a single region of Phycisphaeraceae bacterium D3-23:
- a CDS encoding DUF1080 domain-containing protein: MPTRPLLTALLFTTTAIAGSACHATQDTATTNEGSPDTTPSHMTFQPDADNNTLAVGQTDDDGWICMFNGEDLTGWTPKFSGYELGENFRDTFRVEDGKLIVDYSNWERFDGEFGHLFFTNVDGGDTEFSHYIMRLEYRFVGEQVPGGPGWAWRNNGIMFHGQPADTMGLNQDFPVSVEAQFNGGHAEGNRPNGNVCTPGTHIHKDGELTRAHVINFDGPTHRGDQWITYEIEVHGSQRVIHRLNGEVAAVYGPLLLDENDGDGKAESERRGTTTLGSGTISLQAETAPIEFRNIRIKVLEEDAE; encoded by the coding sequence ATGCCCACCCGCCCCCTCCTCACCGCCCTCCTCTTCACCACCACCGCCATCGCCGGCAGCGCCTGCCACGCCACCCAAGACACCGCCACCACGAACGAAGGCAGCCCCGACACCACCCCTTCCCACATGACCTTCCAGCCCGACGCCGACAACAACACCCTCGCCGTCGGCCAAACCGACGACGACGGCTGGATCTGCATGTTCAACGGCGAAGACCTTACCGGATGGACCCCCAAGTTCTCCGGCTACGAGCTCGGCGAGAACTTCCGCGACACCTTCCGCGTCGAAGACGGCAAACTCATCGTCGACTACTCGAACTGGGAACGCTTCGACGGCGAGTTCGGCCACCTCTTCTTCACCAACGTCGACGGCGGCGACACCGAGTTCTCCCACTACATCATGCGCCTCGAATACCGATTCGTCGGCGAACAGGTCCCCGGCGGCCCGGGATGGGCGTGGCGAAACAACGGCATCATGTTCCACGGCCAACCCGCCGACACCATGGGCCTCAACCAGGACTTCCCCGTCTCCGTCGAGGCCCAGTTCAACGGCGGTCACGCCGAGGGCAACCGGCCCAACGGCAACGTCTGCACCCCAGGCACGCACATCCACAAAGACGGCGAACTCACCCGCGCCCACGTCATCAACTTCGACGGCCCCACCCACCGCGGCGACCAGTGGATCACCTACGAGATCGAGGTCCACGGCAGCCAGCGCGTCATCCACCGCCTCAACGGCGAAGTCGCCGCCGTCTACGGCCCCCTCCTCCTCGACGAGAACGACGGCGACGGCAAAGCCGAGTCCGAACGCCGAGGCACCACCACCCTGGGCAGCGGCACCATCTCCCTCCAAGCCGAAACCGCCCCGATCGAGTTCCGGAATATCCGGATTAAGGTGTTGGAAGAAGATGCGGAGTAG